Proteins from a genomic interval of Candidatus Zixiibacteriota bacterium:
- a CDS encoding VOC family protein, producing the protein MVQPAPRPVPEGMNTLTTMLFFNGNCREAIEFYQKAFGAELMGSIAPTPDGKGVMHAMLKFGNSHIMLADAMQGEWEKGPENFATASLFMYVEDCDSVFKRATSAGCKVMMPTSDMFWGDRMGKVKDPYGHCWVIATYKYVLTPEEMQKGQQEWLKSFKR; encoded by the coding sequence ATGGTTCAACCCGCTCCAAGACCTGTTCCAGAGGGGATGAATACCTTGACGACAATGCTGTTTTTCAATGGCAATTGCCGTGAGGCGATCGAATTCTATCAAAAAGCATTCGGGGCAGAACTTATGGGGTCTATTGCGCCGACACCGGATGGTAAGGGAGTTATGCACGCTATGCTGAAGTTCGGCAATTCGCACATAATGTTAGCTGATGCGATGCAGGGCGAATGGGAAAAGGGTCCTGAAAATTTCGCCACAGCAAGTCTTTTCATGTACGTGGAAGACTGTGACTCTGTATTTAAAAGAGCAACTTCCGCGGGGTGCAAGGTAATGATGCCAACGTCAGATATGTTCTGGGGTGACAGGATGGGTAAAGTGAAAGATCCGTACGGACATTGCTGGGTAATTGCCACATATAAATATGTTCTCACGCCTGAGGAGATGCAAAAGGGACAACAGGAATGGCTGAAGTCGTTTAAGCGTTAG